Proteins encoded together in one Microcebus murinus isolate Inina chromosome 18, M.murinus_Inina_mat1.0, whole genome shotgun sequence window:
- the IGFBP4 gene encoding insulin-like growth factor-binding protein 4 encodes MLPLCLVAALLLAAGPGPSLGDEAIHCPPCSEEKLARCRPPVGCEELVREPGCGCCATCALGLGMPCGVYTPRCGSGLRCYPPRGVEKPLHTLMHGQGVCMELSEIEAIQDSLQPSDKDEGDHPNNSFSPCSAHDRRCLQKHFAKMRDRSTSGGKMKVIGAPREDVRPVPQGSCQSELHRALERLAASQSRTHEDLYIIPIPNCDRNGNFHPKQCHPALDGQRGKCWCVDRKTGVKLPGGLEPKGELDCHQLADSFRE; translated from the exons ATGCTGCCCCTCTGCCTCGTGGCGGCCCTGCTGCTGGCCGCCGGGCCCGGGCCGAGCCTGGGCGACGAAGCCATCCACTGCCCGCCCTGCTCCGAGGAGAAGCTGGCGCGCTGCCGCCCCCCCGTGGGCTGCGAGGAGCTGGTGCGGGAGCCCGGCTGCGGCTGTTGCGCCACTTGCGCCCTGGGCTTGGGGATGCCCTGCGGGGTGTACACCCCCCGCTGCGGCTCGGGCCTGCGCTGTTATCCGCCCCGGGGGGTGGAGAAGCCCCTGCACACGCTGATGCACGGGCAAGGCGTGTGCATGGAGCTGTCGGAGATTGAGGCCATCCAGGACAGCCTGCAGCCTTCTG ACAAGGATGAGGGTGACCACCCTAACAACAGCTTCAGCCCCTGCAGCGCCCATGACCGTAGGTGTCTGCAGAAGCACTTTGCCAAAATGCGAGACCGGAGCACCAGTGGGGGCAAGATGAAAGTCATCGGGGCACCCCGGGAGGATGTCCGGCCTGTG CCGCAGGGCTCCTGCCAGAGCGAGCTGCACCGGGCCCTGGAGCGGCTGGCCGCCTCGCAGAGCCGCACCCATGAGGACCTCTACATCATCCCTATCCCCAACTGTGACCGCAACGGCAACTTCCATCCCAAGCAG TGCCACCCGGCCCTGGATGGGCAACGAGGCAAGTGCTGGTGCGTGGACCGGAAGACAGGGGTGAAGCTTCCAGGGGGCCTGGAGCCGAAGGGGGAGCTGGACTGCCACCAACTGGCTGACAGCTTCCGAGAGTGA